One genomic region from Streptomyces sp. NBC_01304 encodes:
- a CDS encoding DUF5063 domain-containing protein: MSDTTLNPPHQSTAAASTAGQDPDDFAVQIADQIESFIVSVTEVAKGDEPDSAVPFLLLEVSQLLLAGGRLGAHEDIVPDERYEPDLGPEPDVDELRERLAALLDPIDVYSEVFDPYEPRKAPVPCRISDDLTDVVTDLRHGMAHYRAGRTTEALWWWQFSYFSNWGSTASASLRALQSLVAHVRLDQPLQELDGLDTDQDLSEDALAEEAGKVMAEEIAGPLGLRPVQ; encoded by the coding sequence ATGTCTGACACCACGCTGAACCCGCCACACCAGAGCACCGCCGCCGCCAGCACGGCCGGGCAGGATCCGGACGACTTCGCGGTCCAGATCGCCGACCAGATCGAGTCCTTCATCGTCTCGGTCACGGAAGTGGCAAAGGGCGACGAGCCCGACAGTGCGGTCCCCTTCCTCCTCCTGGAGGTCTCCCAACTCCTGCTCGCGGGCGGCCGGTTGGGCGCGCACGAGGACATCGTCCCGGACGAGCGGTACGAGCCGGACCTGGGCCCCGAGCCGGACGTGGACGAGCTGCGCGAGCGCCTCGCCGCCCTGCTCGACCCGATCGACGTCTACTCCGAGGTCTTCGACCCGTACGAGCCGCGCAAGGCCCCGGTGCCCTGCCGCATCTCGGACGACCTGACCGACGTGGTCACCGACCTGCGGCACGGCATGGCGCACTACCGCGCGGGCCGCACCACCGAGGCCCTGTGGTGGTGGCAGTTCTCCTACTTCTCCAACTGGGGCTCCACGGCGTCCGCTTCACTGCGCGCCCTGCAGTCCCTGGTCGCTCATGTCCGCCTGGACCAGCCCCTGCAGGAGCTGGACGGCCTGGACACCGACCAGGACCTGAGCGAGGACGCCCTCGCGGAGGAGGCCGGCAAGGTCATGGCCGAGGAGATCGCGGGGCCGTTGGGGTTGCGCCCCGTTCAGTAG
- a CDS encoding SigE family RNA polymerase sigma factor, producing MVQARGATAVRPPRRPRSRLASGAGNSSGMPVIAPMPATRRTAAIPSQRDGADDAMAAGTTVDHLTETYRAHYRSLLGLAALLLDDTASCEDVVQEAFIRVHSARKRVRDPEKTLAYLRQTVVNLSRSALRRRILGLKLLSKPMPDMASAEEGAYDQLERDALIKAMRGLQRRQREVLVLRYFADMTEAQVAETLGISLGSVKAYGSRGIAALRVAMEAPA from the coding sequence ATGGTGCAAGCCCGCGGTGCAACAGCCGTGCGGCCGCCGCGCCGTCCCCGCTCACGCCTCGCGTCCGGTGCGGGCAACTCCAGTGGCATGCCGGTGATCGCGCCGATGCCTGCGACGCGGCGTACGGCCGCCATACCGTCCCAGCGCGACGGCGCTGACGACGCCATGGCCGCCGGCACCACAGTCGACCACCTCACCGAGACGTATCGCGCCCACTACCGGTCGCTGCTCGGTCTCGCCGCCCTGCTGCTCGACGACACCGCCTCGTGCGAGGACGTCGTGCAGGAGGCCTTCATCCGCGTGCACTCCGCGCGCAAGCGCGTGCGCGACCCGGAGAAGACCCTCGCGTATCTGCGCCAGACGGTGGTCAACCTCTCCCGCTCCGCGCTGCGTCGCCGCATCCTCGGCCTCAAGCTCCTCTCCAAGCCCATGCCCGACATGGCGAGCGCGGAGGAGGGGGCGTACGACCAACTCGAGCGGGACGCCCTGATCAAGGCGATGCGCGGACTGCAGCGCCGGCAGCGCGAGGTCCTCGTCCTGCGCTACTTCGCGGACATGACCGAGGCCCAGGTCGCCGAGACGCTCGGCATATCGCTCGGCTCGGTCAAGGCCTACGGCTCGCGCGGCATCGCGGCGCTGCGCGTCGCCATGGAGGCCCCGGCATGA
- a CDS encoding ArsR/SmtB family transcription factor, giving the protein MDTQEPDRTAAAVAVLKAAADPTRFTILWTLTQGECPVGQLAERTGAHVAAVSQHLARLRTAGLVTSRREGTRIYYRATGHNVRALLEHAFLAASATEAQPTPEPEALKAKPRRSPARAKAPAPARTARA; this is encoded by the coding sequence GTGGACACGCAAGAACCAGACCGCACCGCGGCAGCCGTAGCCGTACTGAAAGCCGCCGCCGACCCCACCAGATTCACCATCCTCTGGACCCTCACCCAGGGCGAATGCCCAGTAGGCCAGCTCGCGGAGCGAACAGGCGCCCACGTAGCAGCCGTGTCCCAACACCTGGCAAGGCTGAGGACCGCCGGCCTCGTCACCTCGCGGCGCGAAGGCACCCGCATCTACTACCGCGCCACCGGCCACAACGTACGAGCCCTCCTCGAGCACGCCTTCCTCGCCGCAAGCGCCACAGAAGCGCAGCCCACCCCCGAGCCGGAAGCGCTCAAGGCCAAGCCCCGCCGCAGCCCGGCCAGGGCAAAGGCCCCCGCCCCCGCCAGAACCGCACGCGCGTAG
- a CDS encoding L,D-transpeptidase, with product MRRALPALALALLFPLLLTLPISAPAHASEAPKVPRGCPWTPARILCVSLTHQKIWIARKGRVEWGPAPLRSGRPALPTHTGWYRINRRVRDDYSRLYQAPMPYSQYFSGGQALHGVYGFVHTGAGSHGCVNLLYKDAKELWRRMRTGDQLYIWGRRPARLG from the coding sequence GTGCGTCGAGCTCTCCCTGCCCTTGCTCTGGCCCTTCTCTTCCCGCTTCTCCTTACGCTGCCGATCTCGGCCCCGGCTCATGCGAGTGAGGCCCCGAAGGTCCCTCGCGGATGCCCGTGGACACCGGCCAGGATCCTCTGCGTAAGCCTGACCCACCAGAAGATCTGGATCGCCCGCAAGGGCCGCGTCGAGTGGGGCCCGGCCCCGCTCCGCTCCGGCCGCCCCGCCCTCCCGACGCACACCGGCTGGTACCGCATCAACCGCCGCGTACGGGACGACTATTCACGCCTCTACCAGGCCCCCATGCCCTACTCCCAGTACTTCAGTGGCGGCCAGGCCCTGCACGGCGTCTATGGCTTCGTCCACACCGGCGCAGGCTCACACGGCTGCGTCAACCTCCTTTACAAGGACGCCAAGGAGCTTTGGCGCCGCATGCGCACCGGCGACCAGCTGTACATCTGGGGACGACGCCCCGCGCGGCTGGGCTGA
- a CDS encoding SLATT domain-containing protein: protein MQPEVPHPGGGGQNAGRGPGEGAAQDAAGGGPDAAKDLTGRPFPLGDWGEPAERLDELYRWVEDGALRTAGWYLADRGWKRRGARALRIGSAVGAVAGGVLPLLDLTSSVDGVAPWGYLALLLAVACVGCDRYFGLTSGWIRDVATAQAVQRRLQVLQFDWASESVREVLGPTEGTASEAAERCLGVLRRFSEDVTELVRSETADWMVEFRSGPAPLVMQSAVSAGARSEGGTPPGRFPLPPGARPNMPRQRPPEAR, encoded by the coding sequence ATGCAGCCAGAGGTGCCGCACCCGGGCGGGGGCGGGCAGAACGCCGGGCGCGGGCCGGGCGAGGGCGCCGCGCAGGACGCCGCCGGCGGGGGTCCGGACGCGGCGAAGGATCTCACCGGGCGGCCGTTCCCGCTCGGCGACTGGGGCGAGCCGGCCGAGCGCCTGGACGAGCTCTACCGGTGGGTGGAGGACGGGGCGCTGCGGACCGCGGGCTGGTATCTGGCCGACCGGGGGTGGAAGCGGCGCGGGGCCCGGGCGCTGCGGATCGGCTCCGCCGTGGGGGCCGTTGCCGGGGGTGTGCTGCCGCTGCTGGATCTGACCTCGTCGGTCGACGGGGTCGCGCCGTGGGGGTATCTGGCCCTGTTGCTCGCGGTGGCGTGTGTGGGGTGCGACCGGTACTTCGGGCTCACGTCCGGGTGGATAAGGGATGTGGCCACGGCTCAGGCCGTGCAGCGGCGGTTGCAGGTGCTGCAGTTCGACTGGGCGTCGGAGAGTGTGCGGGAGGTTCTCGGGCCCACGGAGGGGACGGCGAGTGAGGCTGCCGAGCGGTGTCTGGGGGTGCTGCGGCGGTTCTCCGAGGATGTGACGGAGCTTGTGCGGTCCGAGACCGCGGACTGGATGGTGGAGTTCCGGTCCGGGCCGGCGCCGTTGGTGATGCAGTCTGCGGTTTCCGCGGGGGCTCGGTCCGAGGGTGGGACGCCGCCCGGGCGGTTTCCGTTGCCGCCCGGGGCCCGGCCGAACATGCCTCGGCAGCGGCCGCCGGAAGCGCGGTAG
- a CDS encoding aspartate-semialdehyde dehydrogenase — MNPSRSAPTLAVVGATGAVGTVMLQILSQHADIWGEIRLIASPRSAGRKLVVRGEEVEVVALTEEAFDGVDVAMFDVPDEVSAQWAPIAAAKGAVVVDNSAAFRMDSDVPLVVPEVNPHAARLRPRGIIANPNCTTLSMIVAIGALHAEFGLRELVVSSYQAVSGAGTAGVEVLREQLKLVAGTELGTTPGDVRRAVGDNTGPFPEPIALNVVPWAGSLMADGWSSEELKVRNESRKILGLPDLRVSVTCVRVPVVTTHSLTVHARFENEVTVDRAHEILSTAPGVVLFDNPAAGEFPTPADVVGTDPTWVGRVRRSLDDPAALELFVCGDNLRKGAALNTAQIAELVASELRA; from the coding sequence ATGAACCCCTCCCGGTCCGCCCCGACGCTCGCCGTGGTCGGGGCGACCGGAGCCGTCGGCACGGTCATGCTCCAGATCCTGTCCCAGCACGCGGACATCTGGGGCGAGATCCGTCTGATCGCCTCCCCGCGCTCGGCCGGCCGCAAGCTGGTCGTACGCGGTGAGGAGGTCGAGGTCGTCGCGCTCACCGAGGAGGCCTTCGACGGGGTCGACGTCGCGATGTTCGACGTACCCGACGAGGTGTCCGCGCAGTGGGCGCCGATCGCCGCGGCCAAGGGCGCGGTGGTCGTGGACAATTCGGCCGCTTTCCGGATGGACTCGGACGTCCCGCTGGTCGTCCCCGAGGTCAATCCGCATGCCGCCCGGCTGCGCCCGCGCGGCATCATCGCCAATCCCAACTGCACCACCTTGTCCATGATTGTGGCGATCGGTGCGCTGCATGCCGAGTTCGGGCTGCGGGAGCTGGTCGTCTCCTCGTACCAGGCCGTGAGCGGCGCCGGGACCGCCGGTGTCGAGGTGCTGCGCGAGCAGTTGAAGCTCGTCGCCGGTACGGAACTGGGGACCACGCCGGGTGATGTGCGCCGGGCCGTGGGCGACAACACCGGGCCCTTCCCCGAGCCGATCGCCCTGAACGTGGTGCCCTGGGCCGGTTCGCTGATGGCGGACGGCTGGTCGTCCGAAGAGCTCAAGGTGCGCAATGAGTCCCGGAAGATCCTGGGTCTGCCGGATCTGCGGGTGAGCGTAACTTGTGTCCGGGTTCCGGTGGTTACGACCCATTCCCTCACGGTGCACGCACGCTTCGAGAACGAGGTCACGGTCGACCGCGCGCACGAGATCCTCTCCACCGCCCCCGGTGTCGTCCTCTTCGACAACCCGGCCGCCGGTGAATTCCCCACCCCCGCCGACGTGGTGGGCACCGACCCCACCTGGGTCGGCCGGGTGCGGCGCTCCCTCGACGATCCGGCCGCGCTCGAACTCTTCGTATGCGGGGACAATCTGCGCAAGGGGGCGGCCCTGAACACCGCGCAGATCGCCGAGTTGGTAGCTTCCGAGCTCCGCGCCTGA
- a CDS encoding aspartate kinase, with translation MGLVVQKYGGSSVADAEGIKRVAKRIVEAKKNGHQVVAVVSAMGDTTDELIDLAEQVSPIPAGRELDMLLTSGERISMALLAMAIKNLGHEAQSFTGSQAGVITDSVHNKARIIDVTPGRIRTSVDEGNIAIVAGFQGVSQDSKDITTLGRGGSDTTAVALAAALDADVCEIYTDVDGVFTADPRVVKKAQKIDWISFEDMLELAASGSKVLLHRCVEYARRYNIPIHVRSSFSGLRGTWVSNERPEQGDQQVEHAIISGVAHDVSEAKVTVVGVPDKPGEAASIFRAVASAEINIDMIVQNVSAASTGLTDISFTLPKAEGKKALSALEKIKPTVGYDSLRYDDQVAKISLVGAGMKTNPGVTAQFFEALSDAGVNIELISTSEIRISVVTRADDVNEAVRAVHSSFGLDSDSDEAVVYGGTGR, from the coding sequence GTGGGCCTTGTCGTGCAGAAGTACGGAGGCTCCTCCGTAGCCGATGCCGAGGGCATCAAGCGGGTCGCCAAGCGCATCGTGGAAGCAAAGAAGAACGGCCACCAGGTGGTCGCCGTTGTTTCCGCGATGGGCGACACGACGGACGAGCTGATCGATCTCGCCGAGCAGGTATCACCGATCCCTGCCGGACGTGAGCTCGACATGCTGTTGACCTCCGGAGAGCGGATCTCCATGGCCCTGCTGGCCATGGCGATCAAAAACCTGGGCCACGAGGCCCAGTCGTTCACCGGGAGCCAGGCAGGTGTCATCACCGACTCGGTCCACAACAAAGCGCGCATCATCGATGTCACGCCGGGCCGGATCCGCACCTCGGTGGACGAGGGCAACATCGCCATCGTCGCCGGGTTCCAGGGCGTGAGCCAGGACAGCAAGGACATCACCACGCTCGGCCGCGGTGGCAGTGACACCACGGCCGTGGCGCTGGCCGCCGCGCTGGACGCCGACGTATGCGAGATCTACACCGACGTCGACGGCGTCTTCACCGCCGACCCCCGGGTCGTCAAGAAGGCCCAGAAGATCGACTGGATCTCCTTCGAGGACATGCTGGAGCTCGCCGCTTCCGGCTCGAAGGTCCTCCTTCACCGGTGTGTGGAGTACGCGCGCCGGTACAACATCCCGATCCACGTCCGCTCGTCCTTCTCGGGGCTGCGCGGCACCTGGGTCAGCAATGAACGACCCGAGCAGGGAGACCAGCAGGTGGAGCACGCCATCATCTCCGGAGTCGCCCACGACGTCTCCGAGGCCAAGGTCACGGTCGTCGGGGTGCCCGACAAGCCGGGCGAGGCCGCGTCGATCTTCCGGGCCGTCGCGTCCGCCGAGATCAACATCGACATGATCGTGCAGAACGTGTCGGCGGCCTCCACGGGCCTGACCGACATCTCCTTCACGCTCCCCAAGGCCGAGGGCAAGAAGGCCCTGTCGGCCCTGGAGAAGATCAAGCCGACGGTCGGGTACGACTCGCTGCGCTACGACGACCAGGTCGCCAAGATCTCCCTCGTCGGCGCCGGCATGAAGACCAACCCCGGTGTCACCGCGCAGTTCTTCGAGGCGCTCAGCGACGCGGGCGTGAACATCGAGCTGATCTCCACCTCGGAGATCCGTATCTCGGTCGTCACCCGCGCCGACGACGTCAACGAGGCCGTGCGCGCCGTGCACTCCTCCTTCGGCCTGGACAGCGACTCCGACGAGGCTGTCGTCTACGGAGGCACCGGCCGATGA
- a CDS encoding YbaB/EbfC family nucleoid-associated protein — MIPGGGQPNMQQLLQQAQKMQQDLAKAQEELAQTEVDGQAGGGLVKATVNGSGELRGLVIDPKAVDPEDTETLADLIMAAVQAANENAQTLQQQKLGPLAQGLGGAGGSGIPGLPF; from the coding sequence GTGATTCCCGGTGGTGGCCAGCCCAATATGCAGCAGCTGCTCCAGCAGGCCCAGAAGATGCAGCAGGACCTCGCCAAGGCGCAGGAGGAGCTTGCGCAGACCGAGGTCGACGGGCAGGCGGGCGGCGGCCTCGTGAAGGCCACGGTGAACGGCTCGGGCGAGCTGCGCGGCCTCGTCATCGACCCCAAGGCGGTCGACCCCGAGGACACCGAGACCCTCGCCGACCTGATCATGGCGGCGGTCCAGGCCGCCAATGAGAACGCGCAGACGCTGCAGCAGCAGAAGCTCGGCCCGCTCGCCCAGGGCCTCGGCGGCGCCGGCGGCAGCGGCATCCCCGGACTGCCGTTCTAG
- the recR gene encoding recombination mediator RecR produces MYEGVVQDLIDELGRLPGVGPKSAQRIAFHILQAEPTDVRRLAHALLEVKDKVRFCAVCGNVAQQEQCAVCRDPRRDVTVICVVEEPKDVVAIERTREFRGRYHVLGGAISPIEGVGPDDLRIRELLTRLADGTVTELILATDPNLEGEATATYLARMIKPMGLKVTRLASGLPVGGDLEYADEVTLGRAFEGRRLLDV; encoded by the coding sequence TTGTACGAAGGCGTGGTCCAGGACCTCATCGACGAGTTGGGCAGGCTGCCCGGCGTCGGTCCCAAGAGCGCGCAGCGGATCGCCTTCCACATCCTGCAGGCCGAGCCGACCGACGTACGCCGGCTCGCGCACGCCCTGCTCGAAGTCAAGGACAAGGTCCGCTTCTGCGCGGTGTGCGGCAATGTCGCGCAGCAGGAGCAGTGCGCGGTCTGCCGTGACCCGCGCCGGGACGTGACCGTGATCTGTGTGGTCGAGGAGCCCAAGGACGTCGTGGCGATCGAGCGGACCCGCGAGTTCCGCGGTCGCTATCACGTGCTCGGCGGCGCGATCAGCCCGATCGAGGGCGTCGGACCGGACGACCTGCGCATACGGGAACTCCTGACCCGCCTCGCGGACGGCACGGTCACCGAGCTGATCCTCGCGACGGACCCCAATCTGGAGGGCGAGGCGACGGCGACGTACCTCGCGCGCATGATCAAGCCGATGGGCCTCAAGGTCACCCGCCTGGCCAGCGGACTCCCTGTCGGGGGAGATCTCGAGTACGCGGACGAGGTCACGCTGGGCCGTGCCTTCGAAGGGAGAAGACTCCTCGATGTCTGA
- a CDS encoding GntR family transcriptional regulator, which yields MTTTGSGSAGAVNRNTLRQQIADALRDEVLAGRLTPGQEFTVKEIAEQYGVSATPVREALVDLCAHGLLDSDQHRGYKVHEYSVDDYRGMVEARAIIAEAIFRGIAERGMSHLTDELVSVRRRAEEAQRAATAGDLDILIGYDIRFWRELASLFGNAYLSDFLHRLRVQAWVFAVPYLRLAENAETLAGRLWNGHSELVDAIARRDADGAYALVGAYNTHSLALIEQLAR from the coding sequence ATGACCACCACCGGCAGCGGCAGCGCCGGCGCGGTGAACCGCAACACCCTGCGCCAGCAGATCGCCGACGCCCTGCGCGACGAGGTCCTGGCCGGCCGCCTGACCCCCGGCCAGGAGTTCACGGTCAAGGAGATCGCCGAGCAGTACGGAGTCTCCGCGACGCCCGTCCGCGAGGCCCTCGTCGACCTCTGCGCACACGGCCTGCTCGACTCCGACCAGCACCGCGGCTACAAGGTCCACGAGTACTCCGTCGACGACTATCGGGGCATGGTCGAGGCCCGCGCCATCATCGCGGAGGCCATCTTCCGCGGCATCGCGGAGCGCGGCATGAGCCACCTCACCGACGAGCTGGTCTCGGTACGCCGCCGCGCCGAGGAGGCCCAGCGGGCCGCGACCGCCGGTGACCTGGACATCCTCATCGGCTACGACATCCGGTTCTGGCGCGAGCTCGCCTCGCTCTTCGGCAACGCCTACCTGTCCGACTTCCTGCACCGCCTGCGCGTCCAGGCCTGGGTCTTCGCGGTCCCGTACCTGCGCCTCGCCGAGAACGCCGAGACGCTGGCGGGCCGCCTGTGGAACGGCCACAGCGAGCTCGTCGACGCGATCGCAAGACGCGACGCGGACGGGGCGTACGCCCTGGTCGGCGCGTACAACACGCACTCGCTCGCGCTCATCGAGCAGCTGGCCCGGTGA
- a CDS encoding dolichyl-phosphate beta-glucosyltransferase, producing the protein MDLSVVVPAYNEESRLAPTLDALRARLTERGGSWELIVVDDGSTDDTHRIALAAAADEPRIHVIHGEHNRGKGHALRRGVLASYGHRVLITDADLATPIEELDRLEKELSAEPAEARGAAIGSRARPGATIERHQHRLRELLGRAGNCAIRALAVPGIRDTQCGFKLFDGDRAREAFAVSRLDGWTIDVEILQYLRRAGLTVTEVPVRWAHQSGSKVRPRDYAKVLGELTLLKARTIHPTTLLVPLLFLVLAVFLYRDRWADPGGTYLFDSGQDQNQWEWFFKVTSDNVLHLRNPLFTTLQNAPDGVNLMANTVMLGLSVPLAPVTALFGPALSLLLVMTLGLAGTATAWYWMIRRQLSVSWPAAAVGAALAAFAPPMISHANAHPNFVVLFMIPLIIDRALRLCDPDGPVVRNGVLLGLFATYQVLLGEEALLLAVVGMLLFALAYAALRPQVARTAWRSLLRGLGVAAAVALPLLAVPLYWQFFGPQSYKSVLHGDGVGNSPLALLSFADRSLAGDRDTSARLAINFTEQNAFYGWPLVALVFAIVVRLWERALVKALAFTAVVAALLSLGPKFRIPMTDVELTGPWRLLAHQPLFESVIESRVAMVCAPALGMLVALAVDRLGTARISHRVVGYVAVAAALLPIAPTPFKTTDRVPVPRFYAEGMWRSYVDEARGETVVPIPVPNAANAEALHWQTSTDLAFKLPGGYFNGPWGPDRMGIYGPVPRNTSNLLRDVADSGKAPGLSDAWRAEAKKDLAYWNAGVLVLTPVPNEDAVRATVEDLLGKKGKRVGGAWIWDVGEGAPSQTGNGDTHKGS; encoded by the coding sequence ATCGACCTCAGCGTCGTCGTCCCCGCCTACAACGAGGAATCCCGCCTCGCCCCCACCCTCGACGCCCTCCGCGCCCGCCTCACCGAACGCGGCGGCTCCTGGGAGCTGATCGTCGTCGACGACGGCTCGACCGACGACACCCACCGCATCGCCCTCGCGGCCGCCGCCGACGAGCCCCGCATCCACGTGATCCACGGCGAGCACAACCGCGGCAAGGGCCACGCCCTGCGCCGGGGCGTCCTCGCCTCGTACGGCCACCGGGTGCTGATAACGGACGCCGATCTCGCGACCCCCATCGAGGAGCTCGACCGCCTGGAGAAGGAACTGAGCGCCGAGCCGGCCGAGGCGCGGGGCGCCGCGATCGGCTCGCGCGCCCGGCCCGGCGCGACGATCGAGCGGCACCAGCACCGCCTCCGTGAACTCCTCGGCAGGGCGGGCAACTGCGCCATACGCGCCCTCGCCGTGCCCGGCATCCGCGACACCCAGTGCGGCTTCAAGCTGTTCGACGGCGACCGCGCCCGCGAGGCCTTCGCCGTGTCCCGCCTGGACGGCTGGACCATCGACGTCGAGATCCTGCAGTACCTGCGCCGGGCCGGCCTCACCGTCACGGAGGTCCCGGTCCGCTGGGCCCACCAGAGCGGTTCGAAGGTCCGCCCGCGCGACTACGCGAAGGTCCTCGGCGAGCTCACGCTCCTCAAGGCCCGCACGATCCACCCGACGACGCTCCTGGTCCCGCTGCTCTTCCTGGTCCTCGCGGTCTTCCTCTACCGGGACCGCTGGGCGGACCCGGGCGGCACGTACCTCTTCGACTCGGGGCAGGACCAGAACCAGTGGGAGTGGTTCTTCAAGGTCACCTCCGACAACGTCCTGCACCTGCGCAACCCGCTCTTCACGACCCTGCAGAACGCCCCGGACGGCGTGAACCTCATGGCCAACACGGTCATGCTCGGCCTCTCCGTCCCGCTGGCCCCCGTCACCGCGCTCTTCGGCCCGGCCCTCTCGCTGCTCCTGGTGATGACGCTCGGCCTCGCGGGCACGGCGACCGCCTGGTACTGGATGATCAGGCGCCAACTGTCGGTGAGTTGGCCCGCCGCGGCCGTCGGCGCGGCCCTCGCGGCCTTCGCGCCCCCGATGATCAGCCACGCCAACGCGCACCCCAACTTCGTGGTCCTGTTCATGATCCCGCTGATCATCGACAGGGCCCTGCGGCTGTGCGACCCGGACGGGCCGGTGGTCCGCAACGGCGTGCTGCTCGGCCTGTTCGCGACGTACCAGGTCCTCCTCGGCGAGGAGGCGCTGCTGCTCGCGGTCGTCGGCATGCTGCTGTTCGCGCTCGCCTACGCGGCGCTGCGTCCCCAGGTCGCCCGCACCGCCTGGCGAAGCCTCCTGCGCGGTCTGGGAGTCGCGGCCGCGGTGGCTCTCCCGCTCCTCGCCGTGCCGCTCTACTGGCAGTTCTTCGGCCCGCAGAGCTACAAGTCGGTCCTGCACGGCGACGGCGTGGGCAACAGCCCGCTCGCCCTGCTCTCCTTCGCCGACCGCTCCCTCGCGGGCGACCGGGACACCTCGGCCCGCCTCGCCATCAACTTCACGGAGCAGAACGCCTTCTACGGCTGGCCCCTGGTCGCCCTGGTCTTCGCGATCGTCGTACGCCTGTGGGAGCGGGCCCTGGTCAAGGCGCTGGCCTTCACGGCGGTGGTGGCGGCGCTGCTCTCCCTCGGCCCGAAGTTCCGCATCCCGATGACGGACGTGGAACTGACCGGCCCCTGGCGGCTCCTGGCCCACCAGCCGCTCTTCGAGTCGGTCATCGAGTCCCGGGTCGCGATGGTCTGCGCCCCGGCCCTCGGCATGCTCGTCGCCCTCGCCGTGGACCGCCTCGGCACGGCCCGCATCTCGCACCGCGTGGTGGGGTACGTGGCGGTCGCGGCGGCACTGCTCCCGATCGCCCCCACCCCCTTCAAGACGACGGACCGCGTACCCGTCCCGCGCTTCTACGCGGAGGGCATGTGGCGTTCGTACGTCGATGAAGCACGCGGCGAGACGGTCGTCCCGATCCCCGTCCCGAACGCGGCCAACGCCGAGGCCCTGCACTGGCAGACCAGCACCGACCTGGCCTTCAAGCTCCCCGGCGGCTACTTCAACGGCCCCTGGGGCCCGGACCGCATGGGCATCTACGGCCCCGTGCCCCGCAACACCTCGAACCTGCTGCGCGACGTCGCCGACAGCGGCAAGGCCCCCGGACTCTCCGACGCCTGGCGGGCGGAGGCCAAGAAGGACCTGGCGTACTGGAACGCGGGCGTCCTGGTCCTCACCCCCGTCCCGAACGAGGACGCCGTGCGCGCCACGGTCGAGGACCTGCTCGGCAAGAAGGGCAAGCGGGTGGGCGGCGCCTGGATCTGGGACGTGGGCGAGGGTGCCCCGTCACAGACCGGCAACGGAGATACGCACAAGGGCAGCTGA